The nucleotide window CCAGCGTAGAGCTGAAAACCCCGGCGCAAAAAGCTTCCTACGGGATTGGCCTGAACATGGGCAAGAGCCTGGCTCAGGAAGGCATGGACGACCTGGACTCCAAAGCCGTTGCCCAGGGCATCGAAGATGCCGTCGGCAAGAAAGAGCAGAAGCTGAAGGACGAAGAGTTGGTCGAAGCCTTCGCCGCGCTGCAAAAGCGTGCTGAAGAGCGCATGGCCAAGATGAGCGAAGAGTCGGCCGCTGCCGGCAAGAAATTCCTCGAAGACAACGCCAAGAAAGCCGGTGTCACCACCACGGCTTCGGGCCTGCAATACGAAGTGGTCAAGAAAGCCGACGGCCCACAGCCGAAGCCGACTGACGTCGTGA belongs to Pseudomonas sp. MYb118 and includes:
- a CDS encoding FKBP-type peptidyl-prolyl cis-trans isomerase, which translates into the protein MKQHRLAAAVALVSLVLAGCDSQTSVELKTPAQKASYGIGLNMGKSLAQEGMDDLDSKAVAQGIEDAVGKKEQKLKDEELVEAFAALQKRAEERMAKMSEESAAAGKKFLEDNAKKAGVTTTASGLQYEVVKKADGPQPKPTDVVTVHYTGTLTNGTVFDSSVERGSPIDLPVSGVIPGWVEGLQLMHVGEKYKLYIPSDLAYGAQSPSPAIPANSVLVFDLELLAIKDPAKQDDAAK